One genomic segment of Acanthopagrus latus isolate v.2019 chromosome 14, fAcaLat1.1, whole genome shotgun sequence includes these proteins:
- the spx gene encoding spexin prohormone 1, translating to MKGFRTVTLTYVLALLLLSSFISQSWSAPKGSFQRRNWTPQAMLYLKGTQGRRFISEDRKEGDVYDTLHLETRSQNTEKLSVDQAATVLLNFLQQAREGADENPDEVYFQELPVWKREYF from the exons ATGAAG GGTTTCAGGACCGTCACATTAACTTATGTACTCGCCCTTTTGCTACTGTCGTCGTTTATCTCACAGTCGTGGAGCGCACCCAAG GGCTCTTTCCAGCGCAGGAACTGGACCCCGCAGGCGATGCTGTACCTCAAGGGAACTC AGGGACGCAGGTTCATCTCAGAGGACCGGAAAGAAGGAGACGTGTACGACACCTTACACTTAG AGACCCGTAGTCAGAACACAGAGAAGCTGAGCGTGGACCAGGCAGCCACCGTCCTGCTCAACTTCCTGCAGCAGGCCAGAGAGGGAG CTGATGAAAACCCAGATGAGGTGTATTTCCAGGAGCTGCCGGTGTGGAAGAGAGAATATTTCTAA